In one Neobacillus sp. CF12 genomic region, the following are encoded:
- a CDS encoding aspartate kinase, which translates to MGLIVQKFGGTSVGSVERILNVAQRVKAETEQGNQVVVVVSAMGKSTDQLVNLAKEISGQPNKRDMDMLLSTGEQVTIALLSMALNEQGLPAVSFTGWQAGIVTEPVHGNARITTINTESVQHQLNAGNVVIVAGFQGITEDGEITTLGRGGSDTTAVALAAALKADKCDIYTDVTGVFTTDPRYVKSARKLKSVSYDEMLELANLGAGVLHPRAVEFAKNYQVRLEVRSSLERVEGTVIEEEASMEQNLVVRGVAFEDEITKVSVLGLANSLTSLSTIFTTLAENHLNVDIIVQSTTEAESANLAFSIKTDDLLETLNVLENNKGVLNYEQLDAENKLAKVSIVGSGMISNPGVAAKMFEVLATNQIQIKMVSTSEIKVSAVVEEKHMLKAVEVLHQEFGLSTDNQ; encoded by the coding sequence ATGGGTTTAATTGTACAAAAGTTTGGCGGCACTTCGGTTGGAAGTGTAGAAAGAATACTAAATGTAGCACAGCGGGTAAAAGCTGAAACCGAACAGGGGAATCAGGTTGTTGTCGTGGTTTCAGCAATGGGGAAATCAACGGATCAATTGGTGAATTTAGCAAAAGAAATTTCAGGGCAGCCAAATAAACGAGATATGGATATGCTGTTAAGCACAGGTGAACAGGTAACAATCGCTTTATTATCAATGGCGCTTAATGAGCAAGGTTTACCTGCCGTTTCGTTTACAGGCTGGCAGGCTGGAATTGTCACAGAGCCTGTCCATGGGAATGCCCGGATTACCACTATTAATACAGAGTCTGTACAGCATCAACTGAATGCTGGGAATGTGGTAATTGTTGCAGGTTTCCAAGGGATTACGGAAGATGGCGAGATTACAACCCTCGGACGTGGTGGTTCAGATACGACAGCGGTCGCGTTAGCTGCAGCGCTAAAGGCAGATAAATGCGATATTTATACAGATGTAACGGGGGTTTTCACAACCGATCCGAGATATGTGAAAAGTGCACGTAAATTAAAATCAGTGTCTTATGATGAAATGCTTGAACTTGCCAACTTAGGGGCAGGTGTCCTGCACCCGAGAGCAGTAGAATTTGCGAAAAACTATCAAGTAAGGTTAGAAGTTCGCTCAAGTCTAGAAAGAGTAGAAGGAACAGTGATTGAGGAGGAAGCATCAATGGAACAAAACCTAGTAGTCCGTGGAGTGGCATTTGAAGATGAAATTACAAAGGTAAGCGTATTAGGGCTTGCTAATTCGTTAACGAGCTTGTCAACAATCTTTACAACATTAGCTGAGAACCATTTAAACGTCGATATTATCGTTCAAAGCACAACTGAAGCAGAAAGTGCTAATCTTGCCTTCTCCATTAAAACAGATGATTTATTAGAAACGTTAAATGTCCTTGAAAATAATAAAGGTGTTCTTAATTATGAGCAACTTGATGCAGAAAACAAGCTGGCGAAAGTGTCGATCGTTGGCTCGGGAATGATTTCAAACCCAGGAGTTGCAGCAAAGATGTTTGAAGTGCTTGCAACCAATCAAATTCAAATAAAAATGGTCAGCACCTCAGAAATCAAAGTCTCAGCCGTAGTCGAAGAAAAACACATGCTAAAAGCCGTAGAAGTGTTACACCAAGAATTTGGTCTTTCCACCGACAACCAATAA
- a CDS encoding electron transfer flavoprotein subunit alpha/FixB family protein: MTRKVLVLGETRDGSLRNVSFEAIAAAKTVAEGGEVVAVLIGENVSALGAELVQFGADRVVVVEDEKLKQYTSDGFAQALLAVLEKESPEGLVIGHTSLGKDLSPRIAAKLASGLISDATAVEVAGGNVVFTRPIYSGKAFEKKIVTDGLIFATVRPNNIAPLAKDENRTGEVASLSVEIKDLRAIIKEVVRKASEGVDLSEAKVVISGGRGVKSAEGFEPLKELANVLGGAVGASRGACDADYCDYSLQIGQTGKVVTPDLYIACGISGAIQHLAGMSNSKVIVAINKDPEANIFKVADYGIVGDLFEVVPLLTEEFKKLKVHS, encoded by the coding sequence ATGACTAGAAAAGTATTAGTATTAGGGGAAACGCGTGACGGTTCACTACGTAATGTTTCTTTCGAAGCAATTGCTGCAGCAAAAACAGTAGCAGAAGGCGGAGAAGTAGTAGCTGTTTTAATCGGAGAAAATGTTAGCGCTTTAGGTGCAGAGTTAGTTCAATTCGGTGCTGACCGCGTAGTTGTTGTTGAAGATGAAAAGTTAAAACAATATACATCTGATGGTTTCGCTCAAGCATTGCTTGCTGTGCTTGAAAAGGAAAGTCCAGAAGGTTTAGTAATTGGGCATACTTCCTTAGGAAAAGACCTTTCCCCAAGGATTGCTGCTAAATTAGCTTCCGGTTTAATTTCTGATGCAACGGCTGTTGAAGTTGCAGGTGGGAATGTTGTCTTTACTCGACCTATCTATTCAGGTAAAGCGTTTGAAAAGAAAATTGTTACAGACGGTTTAATTTTTGCAACGGTTAGACCAAATAATATTGCACCACTAGCCAAAGATGAAAACAGAACAGGTGAAGTTGCTTCTCTATCAGTGGAAATTAAAGACCTTCGTGCCATTATTAAAGAAGTAGTTAGAAAAGCAAGCGAAGGTGTTGATTTAAGTGAAGCAAAAGTCGTTATCTCTGGTGGCCGCGGGGTGAAGAGTGCGGAAGGCTTTGAACCACTTAAGGAATTAGCGAACGTTTTAGGCGGTGCCGTTGGTGCTTCTCGTGGAGCTTGTGATGCTGACTATTGTGACTACTCCTTACAAATCGGTCAAACGGGTAAAGTTGTTACACCTGACTTATACATTGCCTGCGGTATTTCTGGAGCCATCCAGCACTTAGCAGGTATGTCCAACTCCAAGGTAATTGTTGCTATCAACAAAGACCCAGAAGCTAACATCTTTAAAGTAGCCGATTACGGAATTGTTGGTGACTTATTCGAGGTTGTACCACTCTTAACGGAAGAGTTTAAAAAACTTAAAGTTCACTCATAA
- the uvrC gene encoding excinuclease ABC subunit UvrC — protein sequence MNENIKQKLTLLPDQPGCYLMKDRQGTIIYVGKAKILKNRVRSYFSGSHDGKTFRLVNEIEDFEYIVTSSNIEALLLELNLIKKYDPKYNVMLKDDKTYPFIKLTAERHPKLIITRKVKKDKGKYFGPYPNVMAANETKKLLDRIYPLRKCSTLPDRVCLYYHLGQCLAPCVNEVHEEQYKQMTDEITRFLNGGFKEIKKELTEKMTSASEELDFERAKEFRDKIFHIETIMEKQKITMTDFTDRDVFGYAVDKGWMCVQVFFVRQGKLIERDVSMFPIYNEPEEEILTFLGQFYEKSNHFKPKEILIQDEIDLSLAEQLLQVKVLKPQRGQKKDLIKMAIKNAKIALNEKFSLIEKDEVRTIKAVENLGELMGIYTPHRIESFDNSNIQGTDPVSAMVVFIDGKPNKREYRKYKIKSVKGPDDYESMREVTRRRYSRALKEELPLPDLIIIDGGKGHVEAVRDVLENELGLDIPLAGLVKDDKHRTSNLLYGNPLEIIPLGRNSQEFYLLQRIQDEVHRFAITFHRQIRGKSAFQSLLDDIPGVGEKRKKQLLKEFGSVKKMKEATFEEFRALGIPAPVVEELIKKLQS from the coding sequence ATGAATGAAAACATCAAACAAAAATTAACACTGCTGCCTGATCAGCCTGGCTGCTACTTGATGAAGGACCGTCAGGGAACGATCATTTATGTAGGAAAAGCAAAAATACTGAAAAATCGAGTGCGGTCTTATTTCTCAGGTTCACACGATGGAAAAACGTTTCGACTTGTAAATGAAATTGAGGACTTTGAATATATCGTTACCTCATCCAATATAGAAGCACTGCTTCTTGAGTTAAATTTAATAAAAAAATACGATCCAAAATATAATGTGATGCTGAAGGATGATAAGACTTATCCGTTTATAAAGCTGACGGCGGAAAGACATCCGAAACTAATCATTACTAGAAAAGTAAAAAAGGATAAAGGTAAATACTTTGGTCCCTATCCGAACGTCATGGCTGCAAATGAAACAAAAAAGCTGCTAGATCGAATTTACCCTTTACGGAAATGTTCAACCCTTCCGGACCGCGTATGTTTGTACTATCACTTAGGCCAGTGCCTGGCACCATGCGTTAACGAAGTTCATGAAGAGCAATACAAACAAATGACAGATGAAATTACCCGCTTTCTCAATGGCGGTTTCAAAGAAATAAAAAAAGAACTAACAGAGAAAATGACCAGTGCCTCAGAAGAATTAGATTTTGAGCGTGCCAAGGAATTCCGCGACAAAATTTTTCATATTGAAACCATAATGGAAAAACAAAAAATCACGATGACAGATTTTACGGATCGTGATGTTTTTGGCTATGCCGTCGATAAAGGCTGGATGTGTGTGCAAGTGTTCTTTGTTCGCCAGGGAAAACTAATCGAACGTGACGTTTCCATGTTTCCAATTTACAATGAGCCGGAAGAAGAAATTTTGACTTTTCTTGGTCAGTTTTACGAAAAGTCGAATCATTTTAAGCCAAAGGAAATTCTCATTCAAGATGAAATTGACTTGAGTTTAGCGGAACAGCTTCTTCAAGTTAAGGTACTAAAGCCGCAGCGTGGTCAGAAAAAAGATCTTATTAAAATGGCTATTAAAAATGCAAAAATCGCATTGAATGAGAAGTTTTCGTTAATTGAAAAGGATGAAGTACGCACGATTAAAGCAGTTGAGAATCTTGGTGAGCTTATGGGCATCTATACCCCGCACCGAATTGAGTCCTTTGATAACTCAAATATTCAGGGGACAGACCCTGTATCTGCCATGGTGGTATTTATTGATGGAAAGCCAAATAAGCGAGAATATCGAAAGTATAAGATTAAATCCGTTAAAGGCCCTGATGATTATGAATCAATGCGTGAAGTAACAAGAAGAAGGTATTCAAGAGCGCTAAAAGAGGAATTACCACTTCCTGACCTCATCATTATTGATGGTGGTAAAGGACATGTGGAGGCGGTCAGAGACGTCCTAGAAAATGAACTTGGCTTAGATATTCCACTCGCTGGATTGGTGAAGGATGATAAACACCGAACATCAAATCTTCTCTATGGAAATCCACTTGAGATTATTCCACTGGGAAGGAACAGCCAAGAGTTTTATTTATTACAAAGAATTCAAGATGAGGTTCACCGTTTTGCGATTACCTTTCACCGTCAAATTCGTGGGAAAAGCGCTTTTCAGTCATTGCTAGATGATATTCCAGGTGTGGGTGAAAAACGTAAAAAACAACTGTTAAAAGAATTTGGTTCAGTAAAGAAAATGAAAGAAGCGACATTCGAAGAATTTCGTGCGCTTGGTATTCCTGCCCCTGTAGTGGAGGAATTAATTAAAAAACTTCAATCTTAG
- the trxA gene encoding thioredoxin codes for MAISNVTDANFSAETGSGLVLADFWAPWCGPCKMIAPVLEEIDSEMGDKVKIVKLDVDDNQETAAKYGVMSIPTLLVFKNGEVVDKVVGFQPKDALAGVLEKHV; via the coding sequence ATGGCTATTTCAAACGTAACAGATGCAAATTTCTCTGCTGAAACAGGCTCTGGCCTTGTACTTGCGGATTTCTGGGCACCATGGTGTGGACCTTGTAAAATGATTGCTCCAGTTCTTGAGGAAATTGACTCAGAAATGGGCGATAAAGTAAAAATCGTAAAATTAGATGTAGACGATAATCAAGAAACTGCTGCTAAATACGGCGTTATGAGTATCCCTACACTTCTTGTTTTCAAAAATGGCGAAGTAGTTGACAAAGTAGTCGGCTTCCAACCTAAAGATGCTTTAGCAGGTGTATTAGAAAAGCACGTATAA